From Acinetobacter suaedae, one genomic window encodes:
- a CDS encoding RNA polymerase sigma factor, producing the protein MDLAPKQARTNNSTDVSTVEQRLRFFMQDVTGRALVMMESATQGQQGIAMDLVQEAFIALHKSYSEKSTEEWYPLFYTILNNKLQDWRRKEARRANPFSLFKKINLDDDDEITDIIDESTPNPFEFLNQEVTMDEIQEAIHQLPVRQQQAFMLRAWEGFDTMTTAQIMDCSEGSVKTHYHRAIQGLRVALAHLNPHTGGSSDE; encoded by the coding sequence ATGGATTTAGCACCGAAACAGGCTCGAACCAACAACAGTACTGATGTCAGTACTGTTGAACAACGTCTTCGTTTTTTTATGCAAGATGTAACTGGTCGTGCGCTTGTGATGATGGAGAGTGCAACACAAGGACAACAAGGAATCGCAATGGATTTAGTGCAAGAGGCATTTATTGCTTTGCATAAATCTTACTCCGAAAAAAGTACTGAAGAATGGTATCCCCTGTTCTATACGATTCTCAACAATAAATTGCAGGATTGGAGAAGAAAAGAAGCGCGGCGAGCAAACCCATTTTCATTATTCAAAAAAATTAATTTAGATGATGATGACGAAATTACTGATATCATTGATGAATCTACACCGAATCCATTTGAGTTTCTTAATCAAGAAGTCACAATGGATGAAATTCAAGAAGCCATTCATCAATTACCAGTTCGCCAACAACAAGCGTTTATGCTGAGAGCTTGGGAGGGTTTCGACACGATGACTACCGCTCAAATTATGGACTGTAGTGAAGGTAGTGTAAAAACACATTATCACCGTGCAATTCAGGGGCTACGAGTTGCTCTCGCGCATTTAAATCCACATACGGGAGGATCATCAGATGAATAA
- a CDS encoding TrmH family RNA methyltransferase, whose amino-acid sequence MAVIFLESKDNAKIKHLRGLIELNSARKKHQQTVLEGTHLCIAWLQQQEKIFSLFTTEQALAHPDLQKVIELHQGHIFVISEVLYKDLSTLGTTLPCLAIIDLPKTASTIDFGVDTLILENIQDPGNVGTLLRSAAAANIKQVICTQGSATLWSPRVLRAGMGAHFSLNCFENFQLNDILPKFQIPVFVTSSHKSTSLYSKDLTQPCVWILGNEGQGASDYALEHAQAVTIPQPGGQESLNVAIAGSICFFEMVRQRL is encoded by the coding sequence ATGGCGGTTATTTTTTTAGAATCAAAAGACAATGCAAAAATTAAACATTTGCGTGGCTTAATTGAACTCAATAGTGCTCGAAAAAAACATCAACAAACCGTTTTAGAAGGTACTCATCTTTGTATCGCGTGGTTACAGCAACAGGAAAAAATATTTTCTTTATTTACGACTGAACAGGCGTTAGCCCATCCAGACCTACAAAAAGTGATAGAGCTACACCAAGGCCATATTTTTGTGATTAGTGAGGTACTCTATAAAGATCTAAGTACTCTAGGTACGACACTTCCATGCTTAGCCATTATTGATCTACCTAAAACAGCATCAACAATTGACTTTGGTGTTGATACCTTGATTTTGGAAAATATCCAAGACCCGGGCAATGTAGGAACATTATTACGTTCAGCAGCCGCAGCAAATATCAAACAAGTCATTTGTACGCAAGGCTCTGCAACACTATGGTCTCCAAGAGTACTGAGAGCAGGCATGGGTGCTCATTTTAGTTTAAATTGCTTTGAAAATTTTCAACTCAATGACATTCTTCCAAAATTTCAGATTCCTGTTTTTGTGACCAGCTCCCACAAATCTACGAGTTTATACTCGAAAGATTTGACTCAACCTTGCGTATGGATTTTAGGAAATGAAGGTCAAGGTGCAAGTGATTATGCGCTTGAACACGCCCAAGCCGTAACGATTCCTCAACCGGGGGGACAAGAATCTTTAAATGTTGCAATCGCAGGTTCAATCTGCTTTTTCGAGATGGTCCGTCAACGTCTATAA
- a CDS encoding class 1 fructose-bisphosphatase has product MSNLTLSQYLEQQNGNLTPELAQVIETIAETCKTIDQALQKGALAGILGSAGNENVQGETQKKLDVISNDYLIDALKVHPQVGGLASEELDDFTPAQENGKYLVLFDPLDGSSNIDINMCVGTIFSILPAKNAVTQSADFMQAGTEQVAAGYVLYGPSTMLALTVGAGVVFFTLDPNSQTFLLTTENVQVSADTQEFAINASNQRHWENPVKRYIDELLAGKTSVREKDFNMRWVACMVGDIHRILCRSGIFLYPYDLKDPKKAGRLRLMYEANPMSMLIEQAGGASTTGRVRIMEIQPTELHQRVPVIIGSKNEVQRVTSYHS; this is encoded by the coding sequence ATGTCAAACCTAACTTTGTCTCAATATTTAGAACAACAAAATGGGAATTTGACTCCAGAATTGGCTCAAGTGATCGAAACAATTGCTGAAACCTGCAAAACAATTGACCAGGCTCTACAAAAAGGCGCTTTAGCAGGAATTCTTGGTAGCGCAGGCAATGAAAATGTTCAAGGTGAAACACAAAAGAAATTAGATGTAATTTCAAACGATTATTTAATCGATGCGTTAAAAGTACACCCTCAAGTCGGTGGTTTAGCATCTGAAGAGTTAGACGATTTCACCCCTGCTCAAGAAAATGGAAAATATTTAGTGTTATTTGATCCACTAGATGGTTCTAGTAACATTGATATCAATATGTGTGTCGGTACAATCTTCTCAATTTTACCTGCAAAAAATGCAGTCACTCAGTCTGCAGACTTTATGCAAGCAGGTACTGAACAAGTCGCTGCTGGCTATGTACTTTATGGCCCATCAACCATGCTGGCGCTTACAGTCGGTGCAGGTGTGGTGTTCTTTACTTTAGATCCAAACTCACAAACTTTCTTATTAACCACTGAAAATGTACAAGTATCAGCAGATACCCAAGAGTTTGCAATCAACGCATCAAATCAACGTCATTGGGAAAATCCTGTAAAACGTTATATCGATGAGCTATTAGCGGGAAAAACATCAGTACGAGAAAAAGATTTTAACATGCGTTGGGTTGCATGCATGGTAGGTGATATTCATCGTATCTTATGTCGTAGTGGTATTTTCCTTTATCCATATGATTTAAAAGATCCGAAAAAAGCAGGACGTTTACGTCTTATGTATGAAGCCAATCCTATGAGTATGTTAATTGAACAAGCTGGTGGTGCCTCTACAACTGGTCGAGTTCGTATCATGGAAATTCAACCAACCGAGCTTCATCAACGTGTCCCTGTCATTATTGGCTCTAAAAATGAAGTTCAACGTGTAACGAGCTATCATTCATAA